In the Manis javanica isolate MJ-LG chromosome 14, MJ_LKY, whole genome shotgun sequence genome, one interval contains:
- the LOC118973766 gene encoding olfactory receptor 14C36-like has protein sequence MANSTMVTEFLLMGFADKWQLRLLLSVLFLLMYLATLLGNLLIVSATTLDQNLHKPMYFFLRNLSILDMCYVSVTIPNACVNSLTDNTVISVTGCTAQIFLFIYCAFVELLFLTIMAHDRYVAICQPLHYPVIMNHQFCVWTTLVSLLSGLIYAGVHTGNTFQLSFCQSNMVHQFFCDVPSLLSLSCSDTFNNFLLLIVSAILIGCGSFTFITVSYIYIFSTVLKFPTKERGKAFSTCVPHILVVSVFLSSGSCVYLRPSVASDILQGLILTLCYTIVPPFLNPIIYSLRNTQVKEAVRKVILRQYYSRN, from the coding sequence ATGGCCAATTCCACCATGGTGACTGAGTTTCTCCTCATGGGCTTTGCTGATAAGTGGCAGCTGAGGCTCCTGCTCTCTGTGTTATTCCTACTGATGTACTTGGCCACCCTGTTAGGGAATCTCCTCATCGTCTCTGCCACCACACTTGACCAGAACCTTCACaagcccatgtacttcttcctcaggaacCTGTCCATCTTAGACATGTGCTATGTTTCTGTCACTATCCCCAATGCCTGTGTCAACTCCCTCACTGACAATACGGTCATTTCAGTGACTGGCTGTACAGCTCAAATCTTCCTGTTTATTTATTGTGCATTTGTGGAGCTCCTGTTCCTCACCATCATGGCccatgaccgctatgtggccatctgccagcctCTCCACTACCCTGTCATCATGAACCACCAATTCTGTGTCTGGACAACACTGGTCTCCTTGCTCAGTGGTCTCATCTATGCAGGTGTGCACACAGGTAACACATTCCAGCTGTCCTTCTGTCAGTCCAACATGGTCCACCAGTTCTTCTGTGATGTCCCCTCTCTGCTGAGCCTCTCCTGCTCTGACACCTTTAACAACTTCTTATTACTTATTGTTTCTGCCATTTTGATTGGTTGTGGGTCTTTTACATTTATCACTGtgtcatatatttacatattttccacTGTGCTGAAGTTTCCAACCAAGGAGAGAggcaaggccttctccacctgtgtcCCTCACATCCTGGTGGTGTCTGTCTTCCTCAGTTCTGGCAGCTGTGTGTACCTAAGGCCTTCAGTGGCCTCTGACATTCTCCAGGGACTGATTCTTACTCTATGTTATACAATAGTTCCTCCATTCTTGAATCCTATTATCTACAGTCTTAGAAACACTCAGGTAAAGGAAGCTGTAAGGAAAGTAATATTAAGACAATATTATTCAAGAAATTAA